GAATGATGTCCCCTGTTGTTGTACGAACCTATCCTGCAAACAATATATATCTTCTTCCTCCTAACTTTATTCTTCCACTGCGCTTCTGGCTTGGCTACGTTGTTTCTCGGCTATGACGCTCGGTTTTCCCCTTCTGCAGGGACCTGCGGGGCAATGCTTTCGAGTGTGACTGCCGTGCCAAGTGGCTGATGACGTGGCTGAAGAACACCAACGCCACGGTGTCCGATGTCGTGTGTGCCGGACCGGAGGAAATGAAGGACAAGCGCCTCAATGACATGGCCAGCCTGCACAACGAGTGCATCTCAACGGGTGAGAAACACTGGAGCCAGCTGGCATCAATATCAACCATCTTACCCCAGTCTGACAAAGTAAACAGTAGACAGTTTCTTTGTGTACATTTGAATTCAGGAATCTTCTTGTCTTTGTTACAGATTTTGTCCTCCATCAATCGGTGACGTCTGAATCCCTGTCTGTTGACACATTCAGTTATAAGAACGATGTCTACGTGACTATTGCTGCTCCCAGCATCGAGAGCTGCATGGTTTTGCAATGGGACCACATAGAGATGAATTTCAGGACCTATGATAACATCACAGGTATGACAAAGACAACAACAGTACCCTGGTGGACTTTGAAGCCAATGCCATCAGCTTATTGGTTTCCTTATCCTGCCTTTCAGGTCAGTCCATTGTGGGTTGCAAGTCGGTTGTCATCGAGGACCAGGTGTTTGTCATTGTGGCTCAGCTCTTCGGAGGTTCCCACATCTACAGGTTTGATGAGGACCAAAGCAGGTTCAGCAAGTTCCAGGACATTGAGGTGTCCAAGATCTCGAAGCCCAATGACATTGAGGCCTTCCAGATAGGCCCTGACTGGTTCTTTGTGATCGCTGACAGCTCCAAAGCGGGCCTGTCCACCCTCTACAAATGGAACAATAAGGGCTTCTATTCATACCAGTCGCTGCATGAGTGGTACCGCGACACGGATGCAGAGTTCTTGGACTTGGATGGGAAGGCCCACCTTATTTTGGCAAGCCGCTCGCAGGTGCCTGTGATCTACCAGTGGAGCCGGAGCAACCAGAAGTTTGTCCTGCAGGGCGAGATCCCCAACATGGAGGATGTAGTAGCTGTGAAGCACTTCCGGATCAAGGGGGAACTCTACCTGGCTTTGACACGCTACATTGGAGACTCCAAAGTTCTACGCTGGGGTGCCAAACAGTTTGCAGAGATCCAGGCTTTGCCCTCACGAGGCTCCATGATTCTGCAGCCGTTCTCTTTCAAAGAACGCATCTACCTGGCCCTGGGAAGTGACTACACCTTCTCTCAGATCTACCTGTGGGATGATGAAGAGAAACTCTTTGACCGCTTCAAGGAGGTTTACATCCAGGCGCCGCGCTCCTTCACTGTGGTTCCCACTGACCGCAGGGACTTCATCTTTGCCTCTAGCTTTAAGGGAAACACACAGATCTTTGAGCACATCATCATTGACTTGAGCTTGTGAAGAGCCTGTGCCTTATTGCCCTTTCCACAATCGAACATCTTCcaagacaaaaatatatttgtggaGGAACAAGAGGGTTTTCTGAGCTGGGTCAAGTAGTGTTTGGAATTTGTTGAGTTCCTAAAGGTGTCTCTACTATTTATCAATGGTTTGTCCTTGTGTTCTCTCAGACTTTCACAGATCTGAGTTTTTAAAAGGAGAAGAGGGGTTGGTAAATGCAAAAAGCAGCTCCCCCTGAAAATGCAGCTGACATTCCTGAGGGTGTAAAGTTGATCCATTTGGATGTAAAGATTTGTGCAATCCCCAAACGATTTTATACCCATAAAGAAAGAACCAGAACTTCAGAGAAATAAGAtgttataaatattgttttattcctATTTGGGACATTTGAGGATTGAACAGGTTTGGTTGCCACCTACCTCATGCTCCGGTGGTGATGGACAGGATGTTGCCTTCTGGGTTTCATGGACCCACAGTGCCTCCCGTTGGCCGTGACAAAGTATCACACCCGCTTTTTTCACACAGGGAATGTAATGAAAGCACAAACCTTTAATTATCATAGCAGAGATCACAGTTGTTAGAGTGTAGTTTACTGGGTGATAGAGATGATAACGAATACAGTAAGAAAAATACGTGGTTTTTGGGGGTGAATTATTCAGGACTGGATATAGTTTAATGCTTTCTTAGACAAATGAATATGAATAGAAAAAATCCCCAGTTAGATACAATTTTAGCTCAGAGGTACTCAAAGTGGCAAAGTAGACATAAGGTGTGTTTAGGTAATGTCAGGGAAATTCCACCTACTTACAAGTTTGTAAAAATAGCACCAGTTGTGGACTGCTAACTCTGTAACCTTTTTTTTAGGCTGTCACTAAGAAACAAAATCTATGTTAATATATCCACTTCATTTGGGAGACTTTTTCTGTCCGTCTTTCTGTTTCTTGAAATGTTAACTCACAAGCAACAAAATGTACATAAAACAAGGACAGCAATGCCACTACCTGTCTGTCAGTCAGAAATCCAAACAGATCTTTGCACTTACTTTaaagttaacaaaataaatgttaccgCAGCTTGCAAGAGCATGACATTCAAAAAAGGGTGTTTGCCAAATTCTTTTAAGATGAACCTAACAAAATCAGAATTCAAAAAGTAGAACTCCTTATTAAGTGAATGATATTGCAatttcaaaaaaaacaaaacataa
This sequence is a window from Platichthys flesus chromosome 24, fPlaFle2.1, whole genome shotgun sequence. Protein-coding genes within it:
- the lgi2a gene encoding leucine-rich repeat LGI family member 2a → MMPAAKMWALLCVLLCCLSQPALFKKAFRCPSSCSCSKESIMCVGSSYVPRISPNEINSLSIVNGTFSELKEAMFAHMPSLQLLLLNSNSLTTIRDDAFTGLSHLEYLFIESNKIETASKYAFRGLRDLTHLSLSNNKINSLPRDIFIDLESLIELDLRGNAFECDCRAKWLMTWLKNTNATVSDVVCAGPEEMKDKRLNDMASLHNECISTDFVLHQSVTSESLSVDTFSYKNDVYVTIAAPSIESCMVLQWDHIEMNFRTYDNITGQSIVGCKSVVIEDQVFVIVAQLFGGSHIYRFDEDQSRFSKFQDIEVSKISKPNDIEAFQIGPDWFFVIADSSKAGLSTLYKWNNKGFYSYQSLHEWYRDTDAEFLDLDGKAHLILASRSQVPVIYQWSRSNQKFVLQGEIPNMEDVVAVKHFRIKGELYLALTRYIGDSKVLRWGAKQFAEIQALPSRGSMILQPFSFKERIYLALGSDYTFSQIYLWDDEEKLFDRFKEVYIQAPRSFTVVPTDRRDFIFASSFKGNTQIFEHIIIDLSL